In Aspergillus luchuensis IFO 4308 DNA, chromosome 1, nearly complete sequence, the following are encoded in one genomic region:
- the VMA6 gene encoding H(+)-transporting V0 sector ATPase subunit d (COG:C;~EggNog:ENOG410PJN9;~InterPro:IPR016727,IPR036079,IPR002843;~PFAM:PF01992;~go_component: GO:0033179 - proton-transporting V-type ATPase, V0 domain [Evidence IEA];~go_function: GO:0015078 - proton transmembrane transporter activity [Evidence IEA];~go_process: GO:1902600 - proton transmembrane transport [Evidence IEA]) — MEGLFFNVNSGYIEGIVRGYRNSLLTGQHYSNLTQCETIDDVKLQLAPAYGDFLASLPPNPSTSALAGKMTDKLVAEFRYLLAQATGSTAKFLQYLTYGYMIDNIALLITGTLHERDTRELLERCHPLGWFETLPVLCVATNIEELYNSVLVETPLAGYFKSSLSHQDLDELNIEIVRNTLYKNYLEDFHQFVTTHPDFKGTPTQEVMSEILQFEADRRAINITLNSFGTELSKQERKKLYPEFGKLYPEGSLMLSRADDIESVALAVSISADYKAFFDAVGLTQGGGGLGGMGGSDGKSLEDLFYQKEMELSKVVFTRQFTPAVVYAWMRLKEQVSYPFSQTNLTSTNNGSQEIRNVTWIAECIAQNQKERIGNFISVF; from the exons ATGGAGGGTCTTTTTTTCAACGTCAACAGCGG TTATATCGAGGGTATTGTCCGTGGTTATCGGAACAGCCTCCTAACCGGCCAACACTACTCCAACCTGACCCAATGCGAGACGATTGATG ATGTCAAACTGCAGCTTGCCCCCGCCTATGGCGACTTCctcgcctccctccctcccaacccTTCTACCTCTGCCCTTGCGGGCAAGATGACGGATAAGCTGGTCGCTGAGTTCCGCTACCTCCTCGCGCAGGCCACGGGGTCGACCGCCAAATTCTTGCAATACCTTACGTACGGGTACATGATCGACAACATCGCACTGCTCATCACCGGTACTCTGCACGAACGTGACACTCGCGAGCTCCTCGAGCGATGCCACCCCCTAGGCTGGTTCGAGACGCTGCCTGTTCTTTGCGTCGCCACGAACATCGAAGAACTCTACAACTCTGTGCTGGTTGAGACGCCGCTGGCCGGTTACTTCAAGAGCAGTCTGAGCCATCAGGATCTGGATGAACTGAACATTGAAATCGTGCGCAACACGCTCTACAAGAACTACTTGGAGGACTTCCACCAGTTCGTCACCACACACCCTGATTTCAAGGGCACCCCCACGCAAGAGGTCATGTCCGAGATCTTGCAGTTCGAGGCAGACCGCCgtgccatcaacatcactCTGAACTCGTTTGGAACGGAGCTGTCGAAGCAAGAGCGGAAGAAGCTGTACCCGGAGTTTGGCAAGCTGTACCCAGAGGGATCGCTGATGCTCTCGCGCGCTGATGATATTGAATCCGTGGCTCTGGCCGTGAGCATTTCTGCGGACTACAAGGCGTTCTTTGATGCTGTTGGTCTCACgcagggtggtggtggcctgGGTGGTATGGGTGGCTCGGATGGAAAGAGTCTGGAGGACCTGTTCTAccagaaggagatggagctgAGCAAGGTTGTCTTCACAAGGCAGTTCACCCCGGCTGTGGTATACGCATGGATGAGACTGAAGGAGCAGGTGAGTTACCCTTTTTCACAGACCAATCTAACATCTACTAACAATGGATCGCAGGAAATCCGCAACGTCACATGGATTGCCGAGTGTATTGCCCAAAACCAGAAGGAGAGAATTGGAAACTTCATTTCCGTTTTCTAG
- the nop58 gene encoding RNA-processing protein NOP58 (COG:A;~EggNog:ENOG410PIKN;~InterPro:IPR012976,IPR012974,IPR002687,IPR036070, IPR029012,IPR042239;~PFAM:PF08156,PF01798), with amino-acid sequence MTLFILTETSAGYALLKAKDKKLLKRDDLATEASTAEGVSNLLKLKSFQKFDSAATALEEVASLVEGKVTPRLASLLDEVKDEKKVSLAVADPKLGNAIGKLPGLSIELVADSSTTDVFRAIREHLPTLIPGLLPQDMSTMSLGLSHSLARHKLKFSPDKIDTMIVQAIGLLDDLDKELNNYAMRVKEWYGWHFPELAKILNDNIAYARLVLKMGMRTNWESSDLAEILPEEIEGAVKAAADRSMGTEISQEDLEHIQALAEQVVGFAEYRQQLAGYLTARMNAIAPNLTALVGDLVGARLIAHAGSLTNLSKSPASTIQILGAEKALFRALKTKHDTPKYGLIYHASLIGQATGKNKGKMARVLAAKASLGLRVDALAEWDDDATEEDKAALGTEARYNLERKLAAMEGKPLKPRGAAIAPNGAPQAQKFEINEARKYNADADAVTGDEPASAKKSKSKKLVEEVQDEEMADADSDEESDSSDEETDKKSKKSKDSEPEKMAEKAGLSLKRYKRKLERGEIQFDAEGNPSAVSKKDIKKAKKESKKSAKGEEKKRKRSDDGEVDNSEKKKKKKKKGEE; translated from the exons ATGACGCTCTTTATCCTTACGGAAACCAGTGCGGGCTATGCCCTGCTCAAggccaaggacaagaagctgtTGAAGAGAGATGATCTGGCTACTGAGGCTTCCACCGCAGAGGGTGTTTCTAACCT TCTGAAGTTGAAGAGCTTCCAGAAGTTCGACAGCGCTGCTACCGCCCTGGAGGAAGTCGCTTCCCTCGTCGAAGGAAAGGTCACTCCTCGCCTGGCCAGCCTTTTGGACGAagtcaaggatgagaagaaggtttCTCTGGCTGTCGCCGACCCCAAGCTCG GCAATGCCATTGGCAAGCTCCCCGGTCTCTCCATCGAGCTGGTGGCCGACTCTTCCACCACCGATGTTTTCCGTGCCATTCGTGAACACCTGCCCACCCTCATCCCCGGCCTTCTGCCTCAGGACATGTCCACCATGTCCCTTGGTCTGTCGCACTCTCTCGCTAGACACAAGCTGAAGTTCTCCCCCGACAAGATCGACACCATGATTGTGCAGGCCATTGGTCTGCTTGACGACTTGGACAAGGAGCTCAACAACTACGCCATGCGTGTGAAGGAATGGTACGGATGGCACTTCCCTGAGCTGGCGAAGATCCTGAACGACAACATCGCCTACGCCAGACTCGTCCTCAAGATGGGCATGCGCACCAACTGGGAGTCCTCCGATCTCGCTGAGATCCTCCccgaggagattgagggTGCCGTCAAGGCTGCTGCGGACCGCTCCATGGGTACCGAGATCAGCCAGGAGGATCTGGAACACATTCAAGCTCTGGCCGAGCAGGTCGTTGGCTTCGCTGAGTACCGTCAACAACTGGCTGGCTACCTTACTGCCCGTATGAACGCCATCGCCCCCAACCTGACTGCCCTCGTCGGTGATCTGGTCGGTGCCCGTCTTATCGCCCACGCTGGTAGCTTGACCAACCTGTCCAAGAGCCCCGCCAGTACTATCCAGATTCTGGGTGCCGAGAAGGCCCTGTTCCGTGCTCTCAAGACCAAGCACGACACTCCCAAGTACGGTCTGATCTACCACGCCTCCCTGATCGGCCAGGCCACCGGCAAGAACAAGGGTAAGATGGCCAGAGTTTTGGCTGCCAAGGCTTCCCTTGGTCTGCGTGTGGATGCTCTCGCTGAGTGGGACGACGATGCTACCGAGGAGGACAAGGCTGCTCTCGGTACGGAAGCCCGCTACAACCTGGAGCGCAAGCTTGCCGCCATGGAGGGCAAGCCCCTCAAGCCTCGTGGTGCTGCCATTGCCCCCAACGGCGCTCCTCAGGCCCAGAAGTTCGAGATCAACGAAGCCCGCAAATACAACgccgatgctgatgctgttaCGGGCGACGAGCCCGCTTCCGCtaagaagagcaagagcaagaagctcGTAGAGGAGGTTCAGGACGAGGAGATGGCCGATGCTGACTCCGATGAGGAGTCTGACTCGTCCGACGAGGAGACCGacaagaagtccaagaagagcaaggaCTCTGAGCCCGAGAAGATGGCCGAGAAGGCCGGTCTGAGCCTCAAGCGGTACAAGCGCAAGCTTGAGCGTGGAGAAATCCAGTTCGACGCTGAGGGCAACCCCAGCGCAGTCAGCAAGAAGgacatcaagaaggccaagaaggagtCCAAGAAGTCGGCCAagggtgaggagaagaagcgcaagcggtCAGACGACGGCGAAGTCGACAACTccgagaagaaaaagaagaagaagaagaagggtgaggAGTAA
- a CDS encoding uncharacterized protein (CAZy:AA3;~CAZy:AA8;~COG:E;~EggNog:ENOG410PKE9;~InterPro:IPR012132,IPR036188,IPR000172,IPR007867;~PFAM:PF05199,PF00732;~SECRETED:SignalP(1-26);~go_function: GO:0016614 - oxidoreductase activity, acting on CH-OH group of donors [Evidence IEA];~go_function: GO:0050660 - flavin adenine dinucleotide binding [Evidence IEA];~go_process: GO:0055114 - oxidation-reduction process [Evidence IEA]) produces the protein MKSFLLAGLIATGSALGAVASPRVHASPRGSSYDYIIVGGGPSGIITAERLIEANKTVLLLERGYGPTVATGSNETLVWNKTLTAVDLPGLSADIGALPQWEEYLCSDVAGYAGCVLGGGVTLNYMVFVHPPDRDFNDKWPKGWKWDDVKPAADRLYERNPGTLLPSADGKRYDQGLYTVLSNFFNKIGWKSVDMSAEPNEKHEVYSYPAWNIKDQMRAGPVRTYLPLAEKSKNFNLRLGTKVLRLLRAGSQVTGVEVENSFGRRENITLGSNGRVVLSAGALSTPRILFNSGIGPSSQIEIAQQSGVIVPPKKDWINLPVGIGAKDHPIFSIILKTNGTSYGLPDYDAIVNGSDVSDISLYAQGSGLLTQGKHRMIFFTSNVVDGQTRYYQGSCAPSGTNEVTITAYMTHGLTSSGVLGLDTDGSTVWDKSPYLTTAGDRAAATAFLQQFVGELTAPSTGFQLETYTNVSAILGSVSPGMHYTTSAKIGTDDGRYNNGTSVVDLNTKVYGTNNLFIVDGSIHPDLPTGNIQATIMVVAEAAVARILALH, from the exons ATGAAGTCCTTCCTGCTTGCAGGCCTCATTGCCACTGGCTCTGCTCTTGGGGCCGTGGCCTCTCCCCGTGTCCACGCATCGCCGAGGGGTAGTTCGTATGACTACATCATCGTGGGTGGTGGACCGTCCGGTATCATCACTGCTGAACGCTTGATCGAGGCCAACAAGACCgtgttgctgttggagaGAGGCTATGGACCTACCGTGGCTACTGGATCCAACGAAACCCTCGTCTGGAACAAGACCTTGACTGCGGTTGACCTGCCTGGACTGTCTGCCGACATTGGTGCCCTGCCTCAGTGGGAGGAATACCTCTGCTCTGATGTCGCCGGTTATGCCGGTTGCgtgctgggtggtggtgtgacCTTGAACTACATGGTCTTCGTTCACCCGCCGGACCGTGACTTCAACGATAAGTGGCCCAAGGGATGGAAATGGGACGACGTGAAGCCTGCTGCAGACAGGCTCTATGAGCGCAACCCCGGAACCCTCTTGCCCTCCGCTGATGGCAAGCGCTACGACCAGGGTCTCTACACCGTCctctccaacttcttcaacaagatCGGCTGGAAGTCCGTTGACATGAGTGCCGAGCCCAACGAGAAGCACGAGGTCTACAGCTACCCTGCCTGGAACATCAAGGACCAGATGCGTGCTGGTCCCGTCCGCACCTACCTGCCCTTGGCtgagaagagcaagaacTTCAACCTCCGTCTCGGCACCAAGGTGCTTCGCCTCCTGCGCGCCGGCAGCCAGGTGACTGGTGTGGAGGTCGAGAACTCTTTCGGCCGTCGCGAGAACATCACTCTGGGCTCCAACGGAAGAGTCGTCCTCTCTGCCGGTGCTCTCTCCACTCCTCGTATCCTCTTCAACTCCGGCATCGGACCCAGCTCTCAGATTGAGATCGCCCAGCAGAGCGGCGTGATCGTCCCCCCCAAGAAGGACTGGATCAACCTTCCCGTTGGTATCGGCGCCAAGGACCACCCTATCTTCTCTATCATCTTGAAGACCAACGGCACCAGCTATGGCCTTCCCGACTACGACGCCATCGTGAACGGCTCCGATGTCTCTGACATCAGCCTCTACGCCCAGGGCAGCGGTCTCCTCACCCAAGGAAAGCACcgcatgatcttcttcacctccaacGTCGTCGACGGCCAGACGCGCTACTACCAGGGCTCTTGTGCTCCCTCCGGCACCAACGAAGTCACCATCACCGCTTACATGACCCATGGTCTCACCTCTTCCGGTGTGCTCGGCCTGGACACTGATGGCTCCACCGTCTGGGACAAGTCTCCCTACCTCACGACTGCCGGTGATCGCGCTGCCGCCACTGCTTTCCTCCAGCAGTTCGTCGGAGAGTTGACCGCCCCCTCTACCGGATTCCAGCTGGAGACCTACACCAACGTCTCCGCCATCCTCGGCAGCGTCAGCCCTGGTATGCACTACACCACCTCGGCCAAGATTGGCACGGACGATGGCCGCTACAACAACGGCACCTCGGTCGTTGATCTCAACACCAAGGTCTATGGCACTAACAACCTG TTCATCGTCGATGGCAGTATCCACCCTGACCTTCCTACCGGTAACATCCAGGCTACTATCATGGTTGTTGCCGAGGCTGCTGTTGCCAGAATCCTTGCTCTGCACTGA
- a CDS encoding uncharacterized protein (COG:S;~EggNog:ENOG410PWUC) yields the protein MDPNALYIALFIRDDPPRPNDYHWALYHHRINSGIKYHITNEGNGWIPGHGPESGTGILKAFLLVGLIQIATIPSTTSAEETLDRVCRSYDGHLNDSENRTCRTWLLDVLKDLREQMGVLHGVDIISLEKEAMDWGNQYAFEACQNVQPRPVEKSMYMA from the coding sequence ATGGATCCCAATGCGCTCTACATTGCACTCTTCATTCGTGATGATCCTCCTAGACCCAACGATTACCACTGGGCgctctaccaccaccgcatcaACAGCGGCATCAAGTACCATATCACCAACGAAGGCAACGGCTGGATTCCCGGACATGGGCCCGAATCAGGCACCGGCATCCTGAAAGCCTTCCTCCTTGTGGGTCTGATTCAGATTGCAACCATACCGTCCACTACCTCGGCGGAGGAGACTTTAGACCGTGTCTGCCGAAGCTACGACGGACATCTGAACGACAGCGAAAACAGAACATGCCGGACGTGGCTACTGGATGTGTTAAAGGATCTACGGGAGCAGATGGGTGTGCTACATGGGGTTGACATCATATCACTAGAGAAAGAAGCGATGGACTGGGGCAATCAGTACGCGTTTGAGGCCTGCCAAAACGTCCAACCAAGACCAGTGGAGAAGAGCATGTACATGGCGTGA
- a CDS encoding uncharacterized protein (COG:S;~EggNog:ENOG410Q0CJ;~InterPro:IPR038846,IPR038324;~go_component: GO:0005666 - RNA polymerase III complex [Evidence IEA];~go_process: GO:0006384 - transcription initiation from RNA polymerase III promoter [Evidence IEA]), translating to MRIVDPQSATLTNIEVLAYLTANPPRRPPNPPPNSRNWVPSPDLRDHNTVVKEIHNYVTRLSPHLLNYPKYTHLTPAQIQAQAQSTTTTAIPPSQINAPTPLDHALRELVTRLQPYGLTKGEVLMIVNLGVGLHAPATEGEDGEEAGEGGEEQEEYDENAEQQVNGGEDTNGMMEVDGAEEAQGGGEGEIPEEDYGALALLDTVIEEREERLSNEDVNNVLAIIRETLGSGMKGSEAEGMDEEG from the exons ATGAGG ATCGTCGATCCCCAATCCGCCACCCTTACCAACATAGAGGTCCTGGCCTATCTAACGGCCAACCCTCCACGGCGACCACCGAACCCGCCGCCGAACTCAAGAAACTGGGTTCCCAGTCCGGATCTACGGGACCACAATACCGTTGTTAAGGAG ATACACAACTACGTCACCCGACTCTCCCCCCATCTCCTCAACTACCCCAAATACACGCACCTCACCCCCGCCCAAATACAAGCCCAGGCACAGTCGaccacaacaacagccatcccaccatcccagATCAACGCGCCTACGCCGCTCGACCATGCGCTCCGGGAGCTCGTCACCAGGTTACAGCCCTACGGGCTCACCAAGGGTGAGGTGCTGATGATCGTGAACCTGGGGGTGGGGTTACATGCACCCGCgacggaaggagaggatggtgaagaggcgggtgagggaggggaagaacaagaagaatatGATGAGAATGCGGAACAGCAAGTcaatggtggagaggatacgaatgggatgatggaggtggatggggcCGAGGAAGCacagggaggaggggaaggggaaatacCAGAAGAGGATTACGGGGCGTTGGCGCTGTTGGATACGGTTATTGAGGAGCGCGAGGAGAGATTGAGTAATGAGGATGTGAACAATGTTTTGGCGATTATTCGGGAGACGTTGGGGTCGGGGATGAAGGGatcggaggcggaggggatggatgaggagggatag
- a CDS encoding glycosyltransferase domain-containing protein (COG:S;~EggNog:ENOG410PR79;~TransMembrane:1 (i40-57o)) — translation MSFQGILDGPWADHYHTARSSMTMLWQQQFHPRRLRARPVRTLMILAATCFFTLLLLSRSSQPHVSYWLRYPSYPPSRERPEDLPMVFTSPGHVLHRNDSLPHNLQKSTPSFHLLIPASQKSASLCRTLTSSMILNYPPPTLISYGKSPPTGYTDYAAMVDRIAGIYNYLAYNPQIKDEDLVLIVDSQDVFFQLPPEVLIQRFQNLLRENNEKLLRKYGTVTVDRPYRTGSQETIQKYSQRVLFAASKECFPGLTLDAGCVTVPESSLPPDAYGWKTDIHPQGHLNRPRWLKPGAVVGQAADLKLIYAEVLRFVHQHRNARGDYLAMTQMFGRQEYVRELERRDSANGFMEWLYTLIGISDASNITGATQPRLESGTRYEYGIGVDYESRLFFNMRNAKMDVEWLHYNNVTKTSAVQMQHGVPREKRLLIPSDITPESLGNPFIQPKFGKDDWLNPPFNETLDKLPNPRNHTWHNLPLMTNIHSASVPALLHVDGDHSVLDKWWSEMWYQPWARALLRKYMRTPNGFDAAQSSLLGGQEWWDMRGGRGGLWTDKGEWLAYTEVCGSYDKELFDDDLGPFGKESGEDADEPVYNRFGNVIKGKEKPGIW, via the exons ATGTCATTTCAGGGCATCCTAGACGGCCCATGGGCCGATCATTATCACACGGCGCGCTCGTCAATGACGATGCTATGGCAGCAACAGTTCCATCCTCGCCGTCTCAGAGCTCGTCCCGTTAGAACGCTGATGATCCTGGCCGCCACATGCTTCTTCacgctgctgttgttgtcgcgGTCTAGTCAA CCACATGTTAGCTACTGGTTGAGATACCCATCATATCCCCCCTCCCGTGAGCGCCCCGAAGACTTGCCGATGGTCTTCACTTCCCCGGGTCATGTTTTGCACCGAAATGATAGTCTTCCGCATAATCTGCAAAAGTCAACCCCGTCTTTCCACCTTCTTATACCTGCATCGCAGAAGTCCGCCTCACTCTGTCGCACGTTGACGTCGTCCATGATACTGAACTACCCACCGCCCACATTGATTAGCTACGGCAAGTCGCCTCCAACGGGGTACACAGATTACGCTGCCATGGTGGACCGCATAGCCGGCATATACAATTATCTGGCGTATAACCCACAAATAAAGGATGAAGATCTCGTCCTTATTGTTGATTCCCAGGACGTGTTCTTCCAGTTACCCCCTGAGGTCCTAATTCAGAGGTTCCAAAATCTACTCAGGGAGAACAATGAAAAATTGCTCCGAAAATATGGTACCGTGACTGTTGACAGGCCGTACCGTACAGGCTCGCAGGAAACGATACAGAAATACTCTCAGAGAGTTTTGTTTGCAGCGAGCAAAGAATGTTTCCCCGGGCTCACCCTAGATGCAGGGTGTGTGACAGTCCCAGAGTCTAGCCTCCCCCCGGACGCTTATGGGTGGAAGACGGATATCCACCCACAAGGACATCTGAATCGGCCGCGCTGGCTCAAGCCTGGCGCGGTTGTTGGTCAGGCAGCTGATCTCAAGTTGATATATGCCGAGGTTCTGCGGTTCGTGCATCAACACCGCAATGCACGGGGAGATTACCTAGCTATGACGCAAATGTTTGGTCGACAGGAATATGTGCGGGAGCTTGAGAGGCGGGATTCTGCGAATGGATTCATGGAATGGCTCTACACACTTATAGGCATCTCTGATGCTTCCAATATCACAGGAGCTACCCAACCGCGCCTCGAGTCTGGCACCCGCTATGAGTATGGCATTGGAGTCGACTATGAATCCCGTCTGTTTTTCAACATGCGCAATGCCAAGATGGATGTCGAATGGCTTCACTACAATAATGTCACCAAGACTTCGGCAGTGCAGATGCAGCATGGCGTCCCCAGAGAAAAACGCCTCTTGATCCCTTCGGATATCACACCTGAGAGCCTCGGTAATCCATTCATCCAGCCCAAATTTGGCAAGGATGATTGGCTAAACCCGCCTTTCAATGAGACGCTCGACAAACTTCCGAATCCGCGCAACCATACTTGGCATAACCTCCCCTTGATGACCAACATTCACTCGGCATCTGTACCGGCCCTGTTGCATGTCGATGGGGATCATTCTGTCCTCGACAAGTGGTGGTCAGAGATGTGGTATCAACCATGGGCTCGTGCCCTTCTCCGCAAGTACATGCGTACCCCGAATGGGTTCGACGCCGCCCAATCTTCCCTCTTGGGAGGACAAGAATGGTGGGACATGCGCGGTGGCAGGGGAGGTCTCTGGACTGATAAGGGTGAATGGTTAGCCTACACTGAAGTTTGTGGAAGCTATGACAAAGAGCTGTTCGATGATGATCTCGGTCCCTTTGGCAAAGAAAGTGGGGAAGACGCTGACGAGCCGGTGTACAACCGATTCGGAAACGTCATCAAGGGTAAAGAAAAACCAGGCATCTGGTGA
- a CDS encoding uncharacterized protein (COG:S;~EggNog:ENOG410PJ8B): protein MAPSPTPSPAPTAAKVPSSRPSLEMTPDFTDQSFDPAEYLNNALPALTLASSQTNLSRGPAGASSLPELSTQVQSVLSQINAQNARHSTALTQLTDEILRSGGRLAYEVELLRGETIGLSDTLTDALRSDIERFVPSAADHDKIAGAEDAEDTGEQGERAETITVQDPEYITKLRTLNQVRARLEEVVQTFGDAMEWPLPPSETSITSSFISVSAPEPGPESHSREEKGQEVAKKLRKEVTELLDSNGGGQEGIEAASRRVESLRTLALVWKGTAEEKARTRFVDSLAKIVEERRKALDNQGRSDQSQQPSGSSTKGPTTGHRRQESEGPGGGIFRNLQRLREEIYLE, encoded by the coding sequence ATGGCTCCTTCGCCGACCCCCAGCCCGGCTCCTACAGCTGCGAAAGTACCAAGCTCACGCCCGTCACTCGAGATGACACCCGACTTCACTGACCAGTCCTTTGATCCCGCCGAGTACCTCAACAATGCTCTTCCTGCGCTGACGCTGGCGTCATCTCAAACCAACCTCTCGCGGGGTCCTGCGGGGGCCTCTTCCCTGCCCGAACTGTCTACACAAGTCCAGTCCGTCCTTTCACAAATAAACGCGCAGAATGCTCGACATTCCACAGCCCTTACACAACTTACCGATGAGATTCTACGAAGCGGAGGTCGATTAGCTTACGAGGTTGAATTGCTGCGTGGAGAGACTATTGGACTTTCGGACACGTTGACGGACGCACTACGGAGTGATATTGAGAGATTTGTCCCGAGCGCTGCGGACCATGATAAGATCGCCGGGGCGGAGGATGCGGAAGACACAGGAGAACAGGGAGAGCGAGCGGAGACAATCACAGTGCAGGACCCTGAATATATCACCAAGCTACGGACGTTAAACCAAGTCCGCGCACGACTGGAAGAAGTGGTGCAGACCTTCGGAGATGCCATGGAATGGCCCCTCCCGCCATCGGAGACGTCTATAACATCATCTTTTATTTCGGTGTCGGCGCCGGAACCGGGGCCTGAGAGCCACAGTCGCGAGGAGAAGGGCCAAGAGGTGGCTAAGAAGCTGCGAAAGGAAGTAACGGAGCTTTTAGATAGCAACGGTGGCGGGCAGGAGGGGATTGAAGCTGCCTCGCGCCGTGTTGAGTCGCTACGTACATTGGCACTTGTCTGGAAGGGCacagcggaggagaaggcccgGACCCGGTTCGTAGACAGCCTGGCTAAGATCGTGGAGGAACGTCGCAAGGCCCTAGACAATCAGGGCCGATCCGACCAGTCCCAGCAGCCGTCCGGATCGTCTACGAAGGGACCAACAACGGGTCATCGGCGGCAAGAAAGCGAAGGCCCGGGGGGTGGCATCTTCCGCAATTTGCAACGGCTGCGAGAAGAGATATACCTGGAATGA
- a CDS encoding slipin family protein (COG:C;~EggNog:ENOG410PHPJ;~InterPro:IPR001972,IPR043202,IPR036013,IPR001107;~MEROPS:MER0192051;~PFAM:PF01145;~go_component: GO:0005886 - plasma membrane [Evidence IEA];~go_component: GO:0016020 - membrane [Evidence IEA]), translated as MSAERSADVNGKAPVQPPTNPARAPGAGLVNVQPARLDDLQPKYAQQIQHGEDNPDAHGWYASFIHGLGECLGCLGAIPCCICCPNPFKPVAQGEVGLITRFGRFERSVDPGLVKVNPLSEHLTAVDVKIQIVEVPRQSCMTKDNVNLNLSSVIYYQIISPHKAAFGISNVRQALVERTQTTLRHVIGARVLQDVIERREEIAQSTSEIIEDVAGGWGVQVESMLIKDIIFSEDLQDSLSMAAQSKRIGESKVIAARAEVESAKLMRQAADILSSAPAMQIRYLEAMQAMAKTANSKVIFLPAMNQTVQQQMAAAENAGEGPSRYQQPDDGFQRAMNARVVEDI; from the exons ATGTCAGCCGAAAGAAGCGCAGATGTCAACGGCAAGGCGCCAGTCCAGCCACCTACTAACCCTGCCCGCGCACCTGGTGCGGGTCTGGTTAATGTGCAACCAGCTCGCTTGGACGATCTGCAACCCAAGTATGCGCAGCAAATCCAGCACGGTGAAGATAACCCCGATGCGCACGGATGGTACGCTTCATTCA TTCACGGGCTTGGTGAATGTCTTGGTTGCCTGGGTGCCATTCCATGCTGTATCTGCTGCCCCAACCCCTTCAAACCAGTCGCGCAGGGTGAAGTCGGCCTGATCACGAGATTCGGAAG ATTCGAACGTTCCGTCGATCCCGGTCTGGTCAAAGTGAACCCACTGAGCGAGCATCTTACAGCGGTGGATGTTAAGATTCAGATCGTCGAAGTGCCCCGTCAGAGCTGCATGACCAAGGACAATGTCAACCTGAACCTCAGTTCCGTGATCTACTACCAGATCATATCTCCCCACAAAGCCGCATTTGGTATTTCCAATGTCCGCCAGGCCCTGGTGGAGCGTACTCAGACTACACTGCGTCATGTCATCGGCGCAAGAGTTCTGCAGGACGTTATTGAACGCCGTGAAGAGATCGCTCAGTCGACTTCGGAGATAATCGAGGACGTtgctggtggatggggtgtcCAGGTTGAGTCCATGCTCATCaaggacatcatcttcagcgAAGACTTGCAGGACTCTCTTTCTATGGCTGCGCAGTCGAAGCGTATCGGTGAAAGTAAGGTTATTGCTGCTCGTGCTGAAGTCGAGTCGGCCAAATTGATGCGTCAG GCCGCTGATATCTTGTCCTCTGCACCTGCGATGCAAATCCGCTATCTCGAGGCGATGCAAGCCATGGCCAAGACAGCCAACAGCAAGGTCATCTTTTTGCCGGCAATGAACCAGACTGTGCAGCAACAAATGGCTGCGGCAGAGAATGCTGGCGAAGGCCCTAGTCGATACCAACAGCCTGATGATGGATTCCAGCGTGCAATGAATGCGCGCGTGGTCGAAGACATCTAG